The Nocardioides pantholopis genome window below encodes:
- a CDS encoding pyridoxal phosphate-dependent aminotransferase, protein MTADRLTVAHRANVPPFHVMDLLAASAARQRTHGDMVNLLAGQPSSGAPRRVSDEAVRLLQSGDPLGYTPAAGILELREAIAGHHRRAHGIDVGPQDVVVTTGSSGGFLLAFLAAFEAGDKVAMARPGYPCYRNVLSALGCEVVEIPTGPETRFQPTVEQVAALGPDIRGLVVASPANPTGTMLLPAELAALAAYCEEHGIQLISDEIYHGIEYAALDGGAPMARSAWETSREAVVFSSFSKYFSMTGWRIGWMLVPQRLRRAVDVLTGNFTICPPVLAQRACIAAFDDATYAELDGHVHRYAENRRVLLDGLADLGITRLAPADGAFYAYADVGHLTDDTMVWTHDLLTRIGVAIAPGIDFDTVDGHRFVRFSFAGQRAEIEEALTRLAGVV, encoded by the coding sequence GTGACCGCCGACCGCCTGACCGTGGCCCACCGGGCCAACGTGCCGCCGTTCCACGTGATGGACCTGCTGGCCGCCTCGGCGGCCAGGCAGCGCACCCACGGCGACATGGTCAACCTGCTGGCCGGCCAGCCCAGCTCGGGTGCGCCGCGGCGGGTCAGCGACGAGGCGGTCCGGCTGCTCCAGTCCGGCGACCCGCTCGGCTACACACCGGCGGCCGGCATCCTGGAGCTGCGCGAGGCGATCGCCGGACACCACCGCCGCGCGCACGGCATCGACGTCGGGCCCCAGGACGTCGTGGTGACCACCGGCTCCAGCGGCGGCTTCCTGCTGGCGTTCCTCGCCGCCTTCGAGGCCGGCGACAAGGTCGCGATGGCCCGGCCGGGCTACCCCTGCTACCGCAACGTGCTCAGCGCGCTGGGCTGCGAGGTGGTGGAGATCCCCACCGGTCCCGAGACCCGCTTCCAGCCGACCGTGGAGCAGGTCGCCGCCCTCGGCCCGGACATCCGGGGCCTGGTCGTCGCGAGCCCCGCCAACCCGACCGGCACCATGCTGCTGCCCGCCGAGCTCGCCGCGCTCGCGGCGTACTGCGAGGAGCACGGCATCCAGCTGATCTCCGATGAGATCTACCACGGCATCGAGTACGCCGCGCTCGACGGCGGCGCGCCCATGGCCCGCTCTGCGTGGGAGACCAGCCGCGAGGCGGTGGTCTTCTCCAGCTTCAGCAAGTACTTCTCGATGACCGGCTGGCGGATCGGCTGGATGCTGGTCCCCCAGCGGCTGCGCCGCGCCGTGGACGTGCTGACCGGCAACTTCACGATCTGCCCGCCGGTGCTCGCGCAGCGGGCCTGCATCGCCGCCTTCGACGACGCGACCTACGCCGAGCTCGACGGCCACGTGCACCGGTACGCCGAGAACCGCCGGGTCCTCCTCGACGGCCTCGCCGACCTCGGCATCACCCGGCTGGCGCCGGCCGACGGCGCCTTCTACGCGTACGCCGACGTCGGGCACCTGACCGACGACACGATGGTCTGGACCCACGACCTGCTGACCCGGATCGGCGTGGCGATCGCCCCGGGCATCGACTTCGACACCGTCGACGGGCACCGCTTCGTCCGGTTCAGCTTCGCCGGCCAGCGCGCCGAGATCGAGGAGGCGCTGACCCGGCTGGCGGGCGTCGTGTGA
- a CDS encoding MarR family winged helix-turn-helix transcriptional regulator, with protein MPDRPPQRLLETPSWLLTQIAASAGRRSREVFDSLGAGRYHYAILCAVEEFGPCSQVEIGGRLNMDRKDVAQRVLELEDQQCLRRRPDPADPRRNLVRITAHGRDRLDQIHARLTVAQNELLEPLAPQERTSLIAALQKILGR; from the coding sequence GTGCCTGACCGTCCACCCCAGCGACTGCTGGAGACGCCCAGCTGGCTGCTGACCCAGATCGCGGCGAGCGCGGGTCGGCGCAGCCGCGAGGTCTTCGACTCGCTCGGAGCCGGCCGCTACCACTACGCGATCCTCTGCGCCGTCGAGGAGTTCGGCCCCTGCAGCCAGGTTGAGATCGGCGGCCGGCTGAACATGGACAGGAAGGACGTGGCTCAGCGGGTTCTCGAGCTCGAGGACCAGCAGTGCCTGCGGCGCCGCCCGGACCCCGCGGATCCGAGACGCAACCTCGTCCGCATCACCGCTCACGGACGGGACCGGCTCGACCAGATCCACGCCCGGCTGACGGTCGCCCAGAACGAGCTGTTGGAGCCGCTCGCGCCCCAGGAGCGAACCAGCCTGATCGCAGCCCTGCAGAAGATCCTCGGCCGCTAG
- a CDS encoding VWA domain-containing protein gives MTGGLLERHLAFLEALRGAGLPVSLVEDLDAVAALGALPWDDREVVRAAYAATLVKRQAQRTTFDTLFDLYFPRLVGDGVAGAEAGPDADGSADGDGGDGGDAEPPPLRDGAVALRDLRDRLVDALAADDPATLGPLAVETVSRFGSMPGRGPGLSSWSAYSALRRVAPAELTRRIVAALLTEGSGEAEARRAAARSVGAFTALVEDDARRRIAEEKGPDHVARTAVRPSIERIDFTAARRADVEEMRRQIYPLARRLATRLTREQHARRRGPVDFRRTVRASVSTGGVPLTTHHRPKRPHRTDLVVLCDVSGSVANFAQFTLLLVLALREQFQNLRAFTFVDQVHEVTGHLRPGADLGDVMAELAASAEHAARWGRTSYGRAFTTFTEQYGGVLGPRSSLLILGDARSNYSDPGLEALREMAGAARHAWWLNPEHRRHWQTGDSLAGVYGEVVPMVECRNLTQLGEFVHDLV, from the coding sequence ATGACCGGGGGCCTGCTCGAGCGACATCTCGCGTTCCTCGAGGCGCTGCGCGGGGCCGGCCTGCCGGTCTCGCTGGTGGAGGACCTGGACGCCGTCGCGGCGCTCGGTGCGCTGCCGTGGGACGACCGGGAGGTGGTCCGGGCGGCGTACGCCGCGACGCTGGTGAAGCGGCAGGCGCAGCGGACCACCTTCGACACGCTCTTCGACCTGTACTTCCCCCGGCTGGTGGGGGACGGGGTCGCGGGTGCCGAGGCCGGGCCGGACGCCGACGGGTCGGCGGACGGGGACGGCGGGGATGGCGGGGATGCGGAGCCGCCGCCCCTGCGCGACGGCGCCGTGGCGCTGCGCGACCTGCGGGACCGGCTGGTCGACGCGCTGGCGGCCGACGACCCCGCGACGCTGGGCCCGCTGGCGGTGGAGACCGTGAGCCGCTTCGGGTCGATGCCCGGGCGCGGCCCCGGCCTGTCCAGCTGGTCGGCGTACTCCGCGCTGCGGCGGGTGGCCCCCGCGGAGCTGACCCGGCGGATCGTGGCCGCCCTGCTCACCGAGGGCAGCGGCGAGGCGGAGGCGCGGCGCGCCGCCGCTCGCAGCGTGGGCGCCTTCACCGCGCTGGTCGAGGACGACGCGCGCCGCCGGATCGCCGAGGAGAAAGGGCCCGACCACGTCGCGCGCACAGCGGTCCGGCCCAGCATCGAGCGGATCGACTTCACCGCCGCCCGGCGCGCCGACGTCGAGGAGATGCGGCGCCAGATCTATCCGTTGGCCCGGCGGCTCGCGACCCGGCTCACCCGCGAGCAGCACGCGCGCCGCCGGGGGCCGGTGGACTTCCGGCGTACGGTCCGCGCGTCGGTCTCCACCGGCGGCGTGCCGCTGACCACCCACCACCGGCCGAAGCGGCCGCACCGCACCGACCTGGTCGTGCTGTGCGACGTCAGCGGGTCGGTGGCGAACTTCGCGCAGTTCACGCTGCTCCTGGTCCTCGCGCTGCGCGAGCAGTTCCAGAACCTGCGGGCGTTCACGTTCGTCGACCAGGTCCACGAGGTGACCGGGCACCTGCGCCCGGGGGCGGACCTCGGCGACGTGATGGCCGAGCTCGCTGCCAGCGCCGAGCACGCGGCGCGGTGGGGCCGGACCAGCTACGGGCGGGCGTTCACGACGTTCACCGAGCAGTACGGCGGCGTGCTCGGGCCGCGGTCCTCGCTGCTGATCCTGGGCGACGCCCGCTCCAACTACAGCGACCCCGGCCTGGAGGCGCTGCGGGAGATGGCCGGCGCGGCCCGGCACGCCTGGTGGCTCAACCCCGAGCACCGCCGGCACTGGCAGACCGGGGACTCCCTGGCCGGCGTGTACGGCGAGGTGGTGCCGATGGTGGAGTGCCGCAACCTGACCCAGCTCGGCGAGTTCGTGCACGATCTGGTCTGA
- a CDS encoding family 78 glycoside hydrolase catalytic domain, translating into MSTQRSRARRLLIPGLVLAAGLSLSVVPAVTPGAAALAPDGTVRVEGLQANGRTDPLGIPGAAPQLSWRAVSAARGVVQTAYEIRVASSEDALDSADVWSSGKVASPRQVDVEYGGPALAAGTRYAWQVRTWDGADQATAWSEPATFETGLLDADDWGDAEWIGAPAGTEVDRWTDYTADIDFTIDNLVLAAFVRTANLDNGYLWQLSLADGTPRFRPHVKVGGSYRLLDNKDISASITAEELRTGQHTMSVAFDGQTITTRLDGEVIDTRTDATFAKGFVGFRASQATEGTEAATVHDVRVTAENGDVLLDTDFAAQGNPFSAGTLVERGLEIKGNVEALWRSPDDNLPLLRTDFETAADKTVTQARVYATARGIYELNLNGEKVGDQFLAPGWTDYEDRIQHQTYDVTELVTSGANSFGAELADGWWGGKVGMWGPGVYGNDLSLVARLRLDYSDGTSEWVDTDAESWSSHTGPYTFTDNIDGESYDARQEQPGWDEAGFDDAGWAAAVARPSATELVVPQPDEPVRATQELATVERTEPAPGAFVYDLGQNMVGVARMRLQGRAGTTVTIRYGEMLNPDGTLYTANLRAAKVTDRYTFAEDGTVTYEPKFTQHGFRYVEIVGASTPPAAADVTGVVWESDLADTGELETSDPMLNQLASNISWGQRGNFLSIPTDTPARDERLGWTGDINVFAPTASYLKDTRAFLRKWMTDLRDSAYPNGNIPGVAPQPKGIDLGSGLGWSDAVITVPYAVWHSQGDTAIVRENYAAMTAYLDFVRAGAGPDLVDTARGNWDDWLNLDDPTPTGVLGTAYLAEDARMLAEMATAIGEDEDAAELTELSARVREVFAAELVAADGTVNGNSQTGYALALGMDLVPDEELRARVAARFVAKLASKNNHLSTGFLGTPWLLPALSSIGRDDLAYTLLTHKDFPSWGYEVENGATTMWERWDSIKPDGSFGDVGMNSFNHYAYGAVGDWMYQNIGGISALEAGYRRIRVAPVVGGGLTRGGGDYDSVYGRISTDWTVEGEDLHLRVDVPANTTAEVVLPAPNVFSATESGTLLRDADGVTGAVDDGDTVTVSVGSGSYDFQVVSANALLGSILEDLDTTQAHVGDLAQGGVLDGADRTSIDTALDGIREDVTAALLAGLEGDDAAVTASLEAALGGTRELRAWLAAADLDAAVRTDLDARAGRIEAKLVRALTSSMGVTVALPPVAGEALPGSTVSGTIEVTNDGPTPLTGLSGSVVVAGLGEASVELAEVPAGASAQLPVAIAVPRQQDPGRYDAELSLTYTAGGQTFTLTDTTPDWVTVTSGLDVGALTTALDGSDPSEHATVTVPLSNTGGADVRASVALTVPAGWGTVPSADVLVPAGGTAAVEVPVVLPLDRVGGAVPVTVAVRRAGVLLASAETTATFDLPTPPAAAVLDHVDFGNAASENAHGIQASASSGTNAEAGLTRRYAHSGYPGSWYSVTLDVPAGEPFILRNIETYDGPRTKKYHVYVDDVLVKTQLVPRSEPGAGTKVYDALIAGPAVTGNDGNVRVRFEFPTDAAGFYDPSIADLWVLAVPEDTQAPDVSAAVAAGTAGDAGWYRSDVSVAVSAADNRDPAPVVETGDGSTWQEYVGPVPVSGDGTHTVGFRARDAAGNSSGDRSVTVGIDTTAPATSLAATRGPGVEGLDSATLRFEATDATSGVAATLYRVDGGPWRTVGQERITVTGFGEHAVEFASTDVAGNPETLRRETVTLADVDRVAALVAPQVTGTARLGSTLRATAGSWNTKGLAFGYQWLRNGSAIRGATGSAYRLGAADVGRRISVRVTATKPGKAPGTSVSRATAPVGKATSRTTVRPNRTRVQPGRPVTVAVRVVASGVKATGRAKVRVDGRVVRTVVVRNGRASVTVRIARRGSHRVTARYAGSATVAASVAAARTIRVG; encoded by the coding sequence ATGTCCACCCAACGAAGCCGAGCACGACGCCTGCTGATCCCCGGGCTGGTGCTGGCCGCCGGTCTCTCCCTGAGCGTCGTCCCGGCCGTCACCCCCGGCGCGGCGGCGCTCGCCCCCGACGGCACGGTCCGGGTCGAGGGCCTCCAGGCCAACGGCCGCACCGATCCGCTCGGCATCCCCGGCGCCGCGCCCCAGCTCAGCTGGCGGGCGGTCTCGGCGGCCCGCGGCGTGGTGCAGACGGCGTACGAGATCCGGGTGGCGAGCAGCGAGGACGCGCTCGACTCCGCGGACGTGTGGAGCTCGGGCAAGGTGGCCTCCCCCCGCCAGGTCGACGTGGAGTACGGCGGTCCGGCGCTGGCCGCCGGGACCCGCTACGCGTGGCAGGTCCGCACCTGGGACGGTGCCGACCAGGCCACCGCGTGGAGCGAGCCGGCGACCTTCGAGACCGGCCTCCTCGACGCCGACGACTGGGGCGACGCGGAGTGGATCGGCGCCCCGGCCGGCACCGAGGTGGACCGCTGGACCGACTACACCGCCGACATCGACTTCACCATCGACAACCTGGTCCTCGCAGCCTTCGTCCGCACCGCGAACCTCGACAACGGCTACCTGTGGCAGCTGAGCCTGGCCGACGGGACCCCGCGGTTCCGCCCGCACGTCAAGGTCGGCGGCAGCTACCGGCTGCTGGACAACAAGGACATCTCCGCCTCGATCACCGCCGAGGAGCTGCGCACCGGGCAGCACACGATGAGCGTGGCCTTCGACGGCCAGACGATCACGACCCGGCTCGACGGCGAGGTCATCGACACCCGAACCGACGCGACGTTCGCCAAGGGGTTCGTGGGCTTCCGGGCCTCCCAGGCGACCGAGGGCACGGAGGCGGCCACGGTGCACGATGTCCGGGTGACGGCCGAGAACGGCGACGTCCTCCTCGACACCGACTTCGCGGCCCAGGGCAACCCGTTCTCGGCCGGCACGCTCGTCGAGCGCGGCCTCGAGATCAAGGGCAACGTCGAGGCGCTGTGGCGCTCGCCGGACGACAACCTGCCGCTGCTGCGTACCGACTTCGAGACCGCCGCCGACAAGACCGTGACCCAGGCGCGGGTCTACGCGACCGCCCGGGGCATCTACGAGCTGAACCTCAACGGCGAGAAGGTGGGCGACCAGTTCCTGGCGCCGGGCTGGACCGACTACGAGGACCGCATCCAGCACCAGACCTACGACGTCACCGAGCTCGTCACGAGCGGCGCGAACTCCTTCGGCGCCGAGCTCGCCGACGGCTGGTGGGGCGGCAAGGTCGGCATGTGGGGCCCCGGGGTCTACGGCAACGACCTCTCGCTGGTCGCCCGGCTGCGGCTGGACTACTCCGACGGCACCAGCGAGTGGGTGGACACCGACGCGGAGTCCTGGTCCAGCCACACCGGGCCGTACACGTTCACCGACAACATCGACGGCGAGTCCTACGACGCCCGCCAGGAGCAGCCGGGCTGGGACGAGGCCGGCTTCGACGACGCCGGCTGGGCCGCGGCCGTGGCCCGCCCCTCGGCCACCGAGCTGGTCGTGCCGCAGCCCGACGAGCCGGTCCGGGCGACCCAGGAGCTCGCGACAGTCGAGCGCACCGAGCCGGCCCCCGGCGCCTTCGTCTACGACCTCGGCCAGAACATGGTCGGCGTGGCCCGGATGCGCCTGCAGGGGAGGGCCGGCACCACGGTCACCATCCGCTACGGCGAGATGCTCAACCCCGACGGCACCCTCTACACCGCGAACCTGCGGGCCGCGAAGGTCACCGACCGCTACACCTTCGCCGAGGACGGCACAGTCACCTACGAGCCGAAGTTCACCCAGCACGGCTTCCGGTACGTCGAGATCGTCGGCGCCTCCACGCCCCCGGCCGCCGCCGACGTCACCGGCGTCGTGTGGGAGTCCGATCTCGCCGACACCGGCGAGCTCGAGACGTCCGACCCGATGCTCAACCAGCTGGCCAGCAACATCTCCTGGGGCCAGCGCGGCAACTTCCTCTCGATCCCGACCGACACCCCCGCCCGCGACGAGCGGCTCGGCTGGACCGGCGACATCAACGTCTTCGCCCCCACGGCGAGCTACCTCAAGGACACCCGGGCGTTCCTGCGCAAGTGGATGACCGACCTGCGCGACTCGGCGTACCCGAACGGCAACATCCCGGGCGTCGCCCCGCAGCCCAAGGGCATCGACCTCGGCAGCGGCCTGGGCTGGTCCGACGCGGTGATCACGGTCCCGTACGCGGTGTGGCACAGCCAGGGCGACACCGCGATCGTGCGGGAGAACTATGCAGCGATGACCGCCTACCTGGACTTCGTGCGGGCCGGGGCCGGTCCGGACCTCGTCGACACCGCGCGCGGCAACTGGGACGACTGGCTCAACCTGGACGACCCGACGCCGACCGGCGTCCTGGGCACGGCGTACCTCGCCGAGGACGCCCGGATGCTCGCGGAGATGGCGACCGCGATCGGGGAGGACGAGGACGCAGCCGAGCTCACCGAGCTCTCGGCCCGGGTCCGCGAGGTGTTCGCCGCCGAGCTGGTGGCGGCCGACGGCACCGTCAACGGCAACAGCCAGACCGGCTACGCGCTGGCCCTCGGGATGGACCTGGTGCCTGACGAGGAGCTGCGCGCGAGGGTGGCCGCCCGGTTCGTGGCGAAGCTCGCCTCCAAGAACAACCACCTCTCGACCGGCTTCCTCGGCACGCCGTGGCTGCTGCCGGCGCTGAGCAGCATCGGCCGCGACGACCTGGCGTACACGCTGCTGACCCACAAGGACTTCCCGTCCTGGGGCTACGAGGTCGAGAACGGCGCCACCACCATGTGGGAGCGCTGGGACTCGATCAAGCCGGACGGCTCCTTCGGGGACGTGGGCATGAACTCGTTCAACCACTACGCCTACGGCGCGGTCGGCGACTGGATGTACCAGAACATCGGCGGCATCAGCGCGCTCGAGGCCGGCTACCGCAGGATCCGGGTGGCGCCGGTCGTCGGCGGGGGTCTGACCCGCGGCGGCGGCGACTACGACTCGGTCTACGGCCGGATCAGCACCGACTGGACAGTCGAGGGCGAGGACCTGCACCTGCGGGTCGACGTCCCGGCCAACACCACGGCCGAGGTCGTGCTGCCCGCCCCCAACGTCTTCTCGGCCACCGAGAGCGGCACGCTGCTGCGCGACGCCGACGGCGTGACCGGCGCGGTCGACGACGGGGACACCGTCACGGTGTCGGTCGGCTCGGGCAGCTACGACTTCCAGGTCGTCTCGGCGAACGCGCTGCTCGGCTCGATCCTCGAGGACCTCGACACCACCCAGGCCCACGTCGGTGACCTGGCCCAGGGCGGAGTGCTCGACGGCGCGGACCGCACCTCGATCGACACCGCGCTGGACGGGATCCGCGAGGACGTGACCGCCGCGCTCCTCGCCGGGCTCGAGGGCGACGACGCCGCGGTCACCGCGTCCCTGGAGGCCGCGCTCGGCGGGACCCGGGAGCTGCGGGCCTGGCTGGCCGCCGCCGACCTGGACGCCGCCGTCCGGACCGACCTGGACGCCCGAGCGGGGAGGATCGAGGCCAAGCTGGTCCGGGCCCTGACCTCGTCGATGGGGGTCACGGTGGCGCTGCCGCCGGTCGCCGGCGAGGCGCTGCCGGGCAGCACGGTGAGCGGCACGATCGAGGTGACCAACGACGGGCCCACCCCGCTGACCGGGCTCTCGGGCTCGGTCGTCGTGGCCGGGCTGGGGGAGGCCTCGGTGGAGCTGGCCGAGGTGCCGGCCGGCGCCTCGGCGCAGCTGCCGGTCGCGATCGCGGTCCCGCGCCAGCAGGACCCGGGCCGCTACGACGCGGAGCTGTCGCTGACCTACACGGCCGGGGGGCAGACCTTCACGCTCACCGACACCACCCCCGACTGGGTCACCGTGACCTCCGGGCTGGACGTCGGCGCGCTGACGACGGCGCTGGACGGGAGCGACCCCAGCGAGCACGCCACGGTGACGGTCCCGCTGAGCAACACCGGAGGCGCGGACGTCCGCGCCTCGGTGGCGCTGACCGTCCCGGCCGGGTGGGGCACGGTGCCCTCCGCCGACGTCCTCGTCCCGGCCGGCGGCACCGCCGCCGTCGAGGTGCCGGTGGTGCTTCCGCTGGACCGGGTCGGCGGCGCAGTGCCGGTCACCGTGGCGGTACGCCGCGCCGGGGTGCTCCTGGCCTCGGCGGAGACGACGGCGACGTTCGACCTGCCGACCCCGCCGGCCGCCGCCGTGCTCGACCACGTCGACTTCGGCAACGCGGCCTCGGAGAACGCCCACGGGATCCAGGCGTCCGCGAGCAGCGGCACCAACGCCGAGGCCGGGCTGACCCGCCGCTACGCGCACTCCGGCTATCCGGGGTCGTGGTACTCGGTGACGCTGGACGTGCCGGCCGGTGAGCCGTTCATCCTGCGCAACATCGAGACCTACGACGGGCCGCGGACGAAGAAGTACCACGTCTACGTCGACGACGTGCTGGTCAAGACCCAGCTGGTCCCGCGCAGCGAGCCCGGGGCCGGGACCAAGGTCTACGACGCCCTGATCGCCGGCCCCGCGGTGACCGGCAACGACGGCAACGTGCGGGTGCGGTTCGAGTTCCCCACCGACGCGGCCGGGTTCTACGACCCGTCCATCGCCGACCTGTGGGTGCTCGCCGTCCCGGAGGACACCCAGGCGCCGGACGTGTCGGCGGCGGTCGCCGCAGGCACGGCGGGCGACGCCGGCTGGTACCGCTCGGACGTCAGCGTGGCCGTCAGTGCCGCGGACAACCGCGACCCCGCGCCCGTGGTCGAGACCGGCGACGGGAGCACCTGGCAGGAGTACGTCGGTCCGGTGCCGGTGAGCGGCGACGGCACCCACACCGTGGGGTTCCGCGCCCGCGACGCCGCCGGCAACTCCTCGGGTGACCGGTCGGTCACGGTCGGGATCGACACGACGGCGCCGGCCACCTCGCTCGCGGCGACCCGCGGGCCGGGCGTGGAGGGGCTGGACTCGGCCACGCTGCGGTTCGAGGCGACCGACGCCACCAGCGGGGTGGCCGCGACGCTCTACCGCGTCGACGGCGGCCCGTGGCGGACCGTGGGCCAGGAGCGGATCACGGTCACCGGGTTCGGTGAGCACGCGGTGGAGTTCGCCTCCACCGACGTCGCCGGGAACCCCGAGACGCTGCGCCGCGAGACCGTCACCCTGGCCGACGTGGACCGGGTCGCGGCCCTGGTCGCGCCGCAGGTGACCGGCACCGCGCGGCTCGGCTCGACGCTGCGGGCCACGGCCGGCTCCTGGAACACCAAGGGCCTCGCGTTCGGCTACCAGTGGCTGCGCAACGGCTCGGCCATCCGGGGCGCGACCGGGTCGGCGTACCGGCTGGGGGCGGCGGACGTGGGTCGCCGGATCTCGGTGCGGGTGACCGCGACGAAGCCCGGCAAGGCGCCCGGGACCTCGGTCTCGCGGGCCACCGCGCCGGTGGGCAAGGCGACCTCGCGCACCACGGTGCGGCCGAACCGCACCCGGGTCCAGCCCGGCCGGCCGGTCACGGTGGCCGTCCGCGTCGTCGCGAGCGGGGTCAAGGCCACCGGCCGGGCGAAGGTCCGGGTCGACGGCAGGGTCGTGCGCACGGTCGTCGTGCGCAACGGCCGGGCCAGCGTCACGGTCCGGATCGCTCGCCGCGGCAGCCACCGGGTCACTGCCCGGTACGCCGGCTCGGCCACCGTGGCGGCCTCGGTCGCCGCGGCCCGGACCATCAGGGTCGGCTGA
- a CDS encoding AAA family ATPase, whose amino-acid sequence MPDAQWFSSPSDAQARLAAAGYLADEATGTTAYLAGALEKPLLVEGPAGVGKTELAKAVSRATGAELVRLQCYEGLDEARALYEWNYKKQLLRIQASQGQESWDETHDDIFTDEFLLTRPLLTAIRRAEPTVLLVDEVDKTDVEVEGLLLEVLSDFQVTIPELGTLSAVRRPFVVLTSNASRELSEAVKRRCLFLHLDYPDAAREAEIVASQVPDLEQRVAEQLVATVARLRELELKKAPSIAESVDWARTLVALEIRELDEKAIGDTLGVVLKHASDQDRAVRELRLR is encoded by the coding sequence ATGCCCGATGCACAGTGGTTCAGCTCACCTTCGGACGCCCAGGCGCGACTGGCGGCCGCCGGCTACCTCGCCGACGAGGCGACCGGCACGACGGCGTACCTCGCCGGGGCGCTGGAGAAGCCGCTGCTGGTGGAGGGCCCGGCCGGCGTCGGCAAGACCGAGCTGGCCAAGGCGGTGTCCCGGGCGACGGGGGCCGAGCTGGTGCGGCTGCAGTGCTACGAGGGGCTCGACGAGGCCCGGGCGCTGTATGAGTGGAACTACAAGAAGCAGCTGCTGCGGATCCAGGCCAGCCAGGGCCAGGAGTCGTGGGACGAGACCCACGACGACATCTTCACCGACGAGTTCCTGCTGACTCGGCCGCTGCTGACCGCGATCCGGCGCGCGGAGCCGACGGTGCTGCTGGTCGACGAGGTCGACAAGACCGACGTCGAGGTCGAGGGGCTGCTGCTGGAGGTGCTCTCGGACTTCCAGGTCACGATCCCCGAGCTGGGGACGCTCAGCGCCGTACGCCGCCCGTTCGTGGTGCTCACCTCCAACGCCAGCCGGGAGCTGTCCGAGGCGGTCAAGCGGCGCTGCCTGTTCCTGCACCTGGACTATCCGGACGCGGCCCGCGAGGCGGAGATCGTCGCCTCCCAGGTGCCGGACCTGGAGCAGCGGGTGGCCGAGCAGCTGGTCGCGACCGTGGCCCGGCTGCGCGAGCTGGAGCTGAAGAAGGCGCCCTCGATCGCGGAGTCGGTCGACTGGGCGCGCACGCTGGTGGCGCTGGAGATCCGGGAGCTGGACGAGAAGGCGATCGGCGACACCCTGGGCGTGGTGCTCAAGCACGCCTCCGACCAGGACCGGGCCGTCCGCGAGCTGCGGCTGCGGTGA
- a CDS encoding MFS transporter has product MSERPKPWLVLGAVVTGQLMVGVDATILALALPGMAADLHLSSQAVAWVMAAYVLAAGSLMIAGGRVAQAVGYRRVMTLGLIAFGLASAVGGAADLGWLLICARVAQGVAAAAMTPAAMARLSAAFPDAGRDRAYAVFGMIMGSGTAIGLLLGGVLTQLAGWRACLYVNVAFVVVALVLSTLAGDDVERSPGHGRGSWRGAVLAAGAALVIQALTVVDDPGRATASGVAGALVLIGFAASERRSTAPLIPAALFESATRRVAYYGLFLWGVATIATFVSANGSLQHDHHLAPLATGALFSIYPAAIQLGLFLSRRLGARPPDRQIGVGLALLGAGQIVFALSPTSLAAVLAALGVMGLGTSQVMPAANSAMNRDAGPHAGVAGAVGTTLQQLGASVGLAIPVALAAITAHATSIAIGVTALALVVGSALALRQQAGSTATPAPTPHETST; this is encoded by the coding sequence GTGAGCGAGAGGCCAAAGCCGTGGCTGGTCCTCGGCGCGGTGGTGACCGGCCAGCTGATGGTCGGTGTCGACGCGACCATCCTGGCCCTGGCGCTCCCCGGGATGGCCGCCGATCTGCACCTGTCGTCGCAGGCCGTGGCCTGGGTGATGGCCGCGTACGTCCTGGCGGCGGGCTCGCTGATGATCGCCGGAGGCCGGGTCGCCCAGGCAGTCGGATATCGCCGCGTCATGACGCTGGGCCTGATCGCCTTCGGACTCGCCTCGGCGGTGGGAGGCGCTGCCGACCTGGGCTGGCTGCTGATCTGTGCCCGGGTCGCCCAGGGGGTCGCCGCGGCCGCGATGACGCCGGCGGCGATGGCGCGCCTCTCGGCCGCGTTCCCCGATGCGGGCCGCGACCGGGCGTACGCCGTCTTCGGGATGATCATGGGCAGCGGGACCGCCATCGGGCTGCTGCTCGGAGGGGTGCTGACCCAGCTCGCGGGCTGGCGGGCGTGCCTGTACGTCAACGTCGCGTTCGTCGTGGTGGCCCTGGTTCTCTCGACCCTCGCCGGGGACGACGTCGAGCGCTCACCGGGGCACGGGCGCGGCTCCTGGCGGGGCGCCGTCCTGGCCGCGGGGGCTGCACTGGTCATCCAGGCGCTCACGGTCGTGGACGACCCGGGGCGGGCGACGGCCTCCGGGGTCGCCGGCGCCCTGGTGCTGATCGGGTTCGCGGCTTCCGAGCGGCGCTCGACGGCTCCGTTGATCCCGGCCGCGCTGTTCGAGAGCGCGACCAGGCGCGTGGCCTACTACGGGCTCTTCCTGTGGGGTGTCGCCACGATCGCCACGTTCGTGTCGGCGAACGGTTCGCTCCAGCACGACCATCACCTCGCACCGCTGGCCACCGGTGCCCTGTTCTCGATCTACCCGGCGGCCATCCAGCTGGGCCTGTTCCTCTCCCGCCGGCTCGGCGCCCGGCCACCGGACCGCCAGATCGGCGTCGGGCTCGCGCTCCTCGGCGCCGGACAGATCGTCTTCGCGCTGTCGCCGACCAGTCTCGCCGCGGTTCTCGCCGCGCTCGGCGTGATGGGACTGGGGACCTCCCAGGTCATGCCGGCCGCGAACAGCGCCATGAACCGTGACGCCGGACCCCACGCAGGAGTCGCCGGCGCCGTCGGAACGACCCTGCAACAGCTCGGAGCCAGTGTCGGCCTGGCCATCCCCGTGGCCCTCGCGGCGATCACCGCCCACGCGACCAGCATCGCCATCGGCGTCACGGCCCTCGCGTTGGTCGTCGGGTCGGCCCTCGCCCTGCGCCAGCAGGCGGGATCGACAGCCACACCGGCTCCCACACCGCACGAAACCTCGACCTGA